A region of Micropterus dolomieu isolate WLL.071019.BEF.003 ecotype Adirondacks linkage group LG01, ASM2129224v1, whole genome shotgun sequence DNA encodes the following proteins:
- the lancl1 gene encoding glutathione S-transferase LANCL1: MDTRAWRNPYHDYSGSPASTQTLFDSQGKLTSEFAQRLSSKISELLAVMENGLKSADPRDCTIYTGWAGIALLYLHLHNVFKDPSLLQKALEYVNHSLKCLTRRHDVTFLCGDAGPLAIAAAVYHRLQRVQETDECISRLLQYHQTVVKGSGGLPDELLYGRMGYLYALVFVNQQLGQDRIPLQYIQQISEAVLVSGEHLSRKFRVQNHSPLMYEWYQEQYIGAAHGLAGIYYFLMQPGFVCVEEYVHRLVKPSVDHVCRLKFPTGNYPACIGDDRDLLVHWCHGSPGVIYMLLQAYRAFGVPQYLEDALQCGEVVWHCGLLKKGYGLCHGAAGNAYAFLALYRQTQDPKHLYRACMFADWCMNYGKHGCRTPDTPFSLFEGMAGTIYFLADLLQPMKARFPAFEV, from the exons ATGGACACAAGAGCCTGGAGGAATCCGTATCATGACTACAGTGGGAGCCCTGCGTCCACACAGACGTTGTTTGACTCTCAAGGAAAG CTCACATCAGAGTTTGCCCAGCGACTGAGCAGCAAGATCAGTGAGCTTTTGGCTGTTATGGAAAATGGGCTGAAGTCTGCTGATCCAAGAGATTGCACCATTTACACTGGCTGGGCAG GTATTGCTCTGCTCTACTTGCACCTCCACAATGTGTTCAAGGACCCCTCCTTACTTCAGAAAGCACTAGAATATGTCAACCACAGTCTGAAGTGTTTGACCCGACGTCATGACGTCACCTTCCTATGTGGGGATGCCGGGCCCCTGGCTATAGCTGCTGCGGTCTACCATCGCCTGCAGAGGGTGCAAGAGACTGACGAGTGCATCAGCAG ACTGCTTCAGTATCACCAGACTGTGGTGAAAGGTTCAGGCGGGCTGCCTGACGAGCTGCTCTATGGGCGGATGGGCTACCTCTACGCCCTCGTCTTTGTCAACCAGCAGCTCGGGCAAGACAGGATCCCACTGCAGTACATCCAGCAG ATCAGTGAGGCTGTGCTCGTTTCAGGCGAGCACCTCAGTAGGAAGTTCAGGGTCCAGAACCACAGTCCTCTGATGTACGAGTGGTACCAGGAGCAGTACATTGGCGCCGCCCACGGCTTGGCTGGAATCTACTACTTCCTCATGCAG CCGGGCTTCGTCTGTGTGGAGGAGTATGTACACCGGCTGGTGAAGCCCAGCGTGGACCACGTCTGTCGTCTCAAGTTCCCCACAGGAAACTACCCTGCCTGTATCGGGGACGACCGAGACCTGTTGGTGCACTGGTGCCACGGATCCCCAGGAGTGATCTACATGCTCCTGCAGGCATACAGG GCCTTCGGAGTACCTCAGTACCTGGAAGACGCCCTGCAGTGTGGAGAGGTGGTGTGGCATTGTGGTTTGCTGAAGAAGGGCTACGGGCTGTGTCACGGTGCGGCGGGTAACGCCTACGCCTTCCTGGCCCTCTACCGGCAAACGCAGGACCCCAAGCACCTTTACAGGGCCTGCATG TTTGCAGACTGGTGCATGAACTACGGCAAACATGGATGCCGAACGCCAGACACTCCTTTCTCCCTTTTTGAAG GCATGGCGGGCACCATCTACTTCTTGGCTGACCTTCTGCAGCCAATGAAAGCAAGGTTCCCAGCCTTTGAGGTGTAA
- the mylz3 gene encoding myosin, light polypeptide 3, skeletal muscle yields MTEFTPDQIEDFKEAFGLFDRVGDSQVAYNQVADIMRALGQNPTNKDVTKILGNPTADDMANKRLNFDAFLPMLKEVDALPKGTYDDYVEGLRVFDKEGNGTVMGAELRIVLSTLGEKMTEPEIDALMAGQEDENGSVHYEAFVKHIMSV; encoded by the exons ATG ACTGAGTTCACACCAGACCAGATTGAGG ACTTCAAGGAGGCTTTTGGTCTCTTTGACAGAGTTGGTGACAGCCAGGTGGCCTACAACCAGGTGGCTGACATTATGCGCGCTCTGGGCCAGAACCCCACCAACAAGGACGTTACAAAGATTCTGGGCAACCCAACTGCTGACG ACATGGCCAACAAGAGGCTCAACTTCGACGCTTTCCTGCCCATGCTGAAGGAGGTCGACGCCCTCCCGAAGGGAACCTATGATGACTACGTTGAGGGTCTGCGCGTCTTCGACAAGGAGGGCAACGGCACAGTCATGGGCGCTGAGCTGCGTATCGTGCTGTCCACCCTGG GAGAGAAGATGACTGAGCCTGAGATTGATGCCCTCATGGCCGGCCAGGAGGATGAGAACGGCAGTGTGCACTATGAGG CTTTCGTCAAGCACATCATGTCTGTGTAA